A window of Syngnathus typhle isolate RoL2023-S1 ecotype Sweden linkage group LG9, RoL_Styp_1.0, whole genome shotgun sequence genomic DNA:
TCCTTTCAGAGGAGAGACTCATCtgtcaccccccaccccccaagcaATAAGCAAACAGTGACATAAAACATAATTTAGGAAAGACCATCTCTCAAACGCAGCTGATAATGCAAAACAATCAAAAACataatacaatttaaaacaaaCTTATAaaaattagatagatagatagatagatagatagatagatagatagatagatagatagatagatagatagatagatagatagatagatagatatatagatagatagatagatagatagatagatagatagatagatagatagatagatagatagatagatagatagatagatagatagatagatagatagatagatagatagatgcttACCATTAGTTTCCCATCATTTTCAGATAAGAGACACTCCAGAAAAGGTCCTGTTTAGAACTTCAGagagccacaaaaaaaagaggagagtagttgttaaaagaaacaaataagTCCGGTTTAGTGGTAGGTAGTACGCTTGCGTCCAATAATTTCCAAGCGGAAAGAGCTTATTAGAAAAGGGCGAGCTcgctagagagagagagcctcTCATCCGCCCTCTGCGCGCCTGTCTGACTGGTGGTGGACCTCTCAGCTTCCTGGGTACCAAAAGAGGGCAGACACACCAGGACGACTCCTCGCATTGGAGTCCACTGCGTGAAATTGCAATCATTATTTGGTCATGTGTCAATGCAAATCAAATTATTTACACAAGCAAAGGAACATTTatgattttattattactaGTACTAGTAATATCATTTTAGAATATCAGAATGTCATGTACTACATAAGGGTACTAATTTGGTCTGAATTGTGACCAAGTGAAGGAATATGAGGCTGAAGTCTCTTCAAAAAAAGTTTGGCATTTGTTGCACGTCGAGCGCTTTTGCGGCGCTTTTATTATTTGGGAAGGGGCTTCGCTTCAGGACGCGACTAGTGGTtatgtcgccatctagtggtgacacCTAATGATAACAACAATGCCTCGAACTGCGATTCGCCAACATTTTCTGAAGTAGCAGCTCTAAAAATATAAAGTTCTCCAAGCATCATCACCAATATTAAACTGTAGCAGGGCGAGAGtgttcatacaaaaaaaaagtttttatttttaacctatacgtcgttttgttattttttttagcctAAGGAACGTTACACAACGTTGACGCTGCGAATTGACCCGATTAAAATGTATTGCAGTTAAAATCAAAaagaaatttttaaaaaatcacaaaaacataCGGGATAAAACAAAAACCTTCCGTTACAGCAGAATGATGTTGGGCATGCTTGAGCCTTTCAGCATTCACATAATAATTCTCTTAGCTGGAAAACAGTTCCCCTTTGTCCCATGAGTCGCTCGCATTGATCCAATTATTTCCCTTTTCTGAGCTAAAACGAGTCCAACTTACAATACACTTATATTTCTAATCATTTAATGCCAGATTTTATTGCGTGCAGTAAAAGTTTAAAATGCAGCGGCTGGGAGGCGCCGTCCTGTTGCTCTTGAACAGTTTGACTCCACTCGCAACCTGCTGGGGGCGTTGCTGAGACGTTTCACCAATCTTGAGTGGCTTTAGAAAGCAAGTTTTCGCAGCATGAGTGTGACATTTCCTTACTGGAGCGACTCAAGCAAGCAACAACAGCATCATCACTGCCCAGCAGGTGCTCCCAATGGCTCAGCAGGTAATCCCAAATGCAACACACAACACGAGCTTGCTTTCTGATTTAAATCACGGCtttgttttcttattttccaGTTAAGCAATGAACAAGGAATCCCTTTAATTTCCTCACAAAAGGGCACAAGGGAAGGAAGATATTCCATGATATCAGCATGCTTTAATTTTGTTAATTCCATCATTGGCTCTGGGGTCATAGGTAAGGTTAAATTTATGTTTCTCAACTTGTTCATTGAAATCCCTTGCTGATTAAGTGGTTATTTCTTTGATGGcttttttaatatttacatATTACAAAATTGGTGTGTCAATAAGCTTGCATAACATTAAGGCTGTGTAAAAGCTCCTGATCATATGACCAGCGCCTGTTTGGGCCCCGTTTTAACTCTTTCACCCCCCATCCCCCAAAATACACTAAATTTCTGTGTCACGCAATCTCGGCAACCTCAGTTTAAGGCTAAAGGCAGCACTGAGATTTGATGTATGCACTCAATATCGTCAGATGACTCTGTGGTTGAAATGACTttacaattttaatttttgcttttttctgaTACAGTAATTAAATTCCTCAAAAATCGGTTTAAAAGCATGTGAATCAACACTGGCAGCAGAGAACTATTAAAAGACACCACAGagtcttgtttgtgtttatatttAGTCGACCTAATGTTATTTCCAATTgctaagaattttttttgtaacaaaTATATTTGATATACCAGGTTTACCGTATGCGTTGAACCAAGCAGGGCTCCCATTTGGATTTTTGCTTCTCATCATTGTTGCCTTTATCACAGGTGAGCAAAAGCATCATTTTCAACTCTTCATTTGGATCAGAGCAGTGACTgcatacttgtgtgtgtgttttcttttttaaccagATTACACGATCATCCTACTCATTAAAGGAGGCAACCTGTCTGGGACAACAAGCTATCAATCGCTGGTCCAAAGCACATTTGGTTTTCCAGGATTCCTGGTTTTATCAGTTCTGCAGTTCCTGTATCCGTTTATCGGTAAGTCACGTTGACCAGAATCTTCTTTGTCTGGTAGAACGTGAATGTGATCTGCACGTGTTAAGGCTCCTAATTTCTCTCCCCCTTCCAGCTATGATCAGCTACAATATAACAACAGGAGACACACTGACCAAAGTGTTTCAGAGAATTCCTGGAGGTACACTACCAGTATTCCCATTTCTCCGTTTCAAATCAAAAAGTACCTAAAATGACTTTTGTCCACAGTTGGTCCAGATCACATCTTGGCCGATCGCCATTTTGTCATCGTGCTGTCCACCGTGTTGTGCACGCTGCCTCTCTCACTTTATCGAAATATCGGAAGACTGGGCAAGGTGTCCTTCCTATCGATGATCCTGACAGCAATCATCGTCGTCATTGTAATCATCAGAGCAGCCACCTTGGGACCTCAAATGTATGATGTTTACATTGATGAACTGTTGATATCGCAACCACGACTAAACACAACTGTGGCTTCCCGTTCAGTCCCCCGACGGAAGGCGCGTGGCTTTTCGCAAAGTGGAACGCAATTCAAGCAGTCGGCGTCATGTCTTTTGgtgagtgcccccccccctcccattttcCTTGAAAACCATCTTGAATGTTTTCCAGTAGTTTTTAAAGAATTGCTTCATTGTCCTGATAAGTAGATcatgaaatattttgaaaagagaTCAAAACACTCCAACCACTAAAATTGTTGTTTGCCGATAGCAAATTGCAATCGACGACACGTGAGACAAAAAGCAGTTTGTTCCCTCACAGAAGTTTCCATTTACAATTGTGTTTTCATTGTGAAGTAAGTCTCGAGGGGGGATATAACAGCCGTGAAACAAATGCATTGATGCGTCAACATTAAGTAGGGGGATTTGCTTTCCGCGAAGAGAAAACAGAAACAAATCCCTTGAAGGAGAGTCGAGGCTGGAATGGTCCTCTTTGTCCTGAAATTGACGGTGGCTGCCCCAAGGAAACATTGTCAACAACATACAGTTGAATATCACTCCATAAGAGCAAAGATCACATGAGGCCTCGATTGTTTTTTACTGTGGAAAGTTTAAGTAACTGTTTTCAATAATGTTGGAGTTGTGATTTTATCTGTCCCTCAGCCTTCATCTGTCACCACAACAGCTTTTTAATCTACGCCTCCCTGGAGAAGCCAACGCTAACCAACTGGACTCGGGTCACTCACGTTTCGGTCGGCTCGTCGCTAATAATCAGCGCCACATTCGCCTTGGCAGGTTATGTCACCTTTACGGGCTACACGCAAGGTATGTGTGAATATCAGCATGTTGATTTTTCCTCCACGTCTCGCACTGAATGGCTTTTTGTCGTTGTTTGGCAAGGGGACATATTTGAGAACTACTGCAGAAATGATAACTTGGCAACATTCGGTCGCTTCTGTTTTGGCCTCAGCATCATCATGACGTTTCCACTGGAGTGTTTTGTTACTCGAGAGGTAAGATGGAAAAaggaaaagcaaacattttcaaaaagtatttttttccgcTTATATGCAGCGTAACACAAAAATGCTGATGCGCCATGTTTGTTTTCAACTCTTGGCTTCACCTAATGACCCGAGTTTGCCAACCTCAGAACCGTAGTAGTAAAAAAAAGCTCCTTGGTATCCACACTCTCGTCTTCTCAGGTGGTTTCAAGTTCCATATTTGGTCGGGAGCTTTCAAAAGTGGAACACATGTCTGTAACGGTGATCATAGTTGCAGCGTGTACAGCGGTATCGTTGGCCTACGACTGTCTGGGAATCGTTTTGGAGTTGAGTGTAAGTCACAGTTCCCATAATGTATAaagcattttattttctatttcatttcatttcttttgcGCTCTGCCAAACAGGGTGCCCTGAGTGCCACCCCTCTGATCTTCATCATCCCCTCCGCTTGCTTCATCAAGCTCTCCCCCGGACGCTGGTATCATAGTGAAAACTTGATCCCCGCCATGTTGATTGTTCTTGGGGTGTTTGTCATGATAACCGGATTGATGCTGACGGTCCTCAACCCTCAAGACTGTTCACATGGCGTGGAGATGTTCTACTGCCGTGATGCCAATTTCTCTGGCACTCAAGCGCCCGTATGACTGCAACTTAGGAAGTCGCTGAAATGTAGTTTTGGACTACATAGCAGTTTTCTTCAAatccacaagatggcagaaggtacaatGAACCATACAGTAGAATATGGTACAAGCTTTTTTATTCAGGTGAACAGTTCCGGGTTTCACACTATAAGTATATTCAGTTAAGGTTATCGTTATTTCTGTacatatacttttttttaatttatgtttAGTAGTACACATAGAAGATCTTTTTATTGTAAAATACTCACAAACAGGCAGGGTTACTTAGATTTTGTTGCCTCTGTACTCTTTGCACAACTTGCTGATCTCCAACAAGGAGCTGAACAAtaat
This region includes:
- the slc38a11 gene encoding putative sodium-coupled neutral amino acid transporter 11 isoform X2; translated protein: MAQQLSNEQGIPLISSQKGTREGRYSMISACFNFVNSIIGSGVIGLPYALNQAGLPFGFLLLIIVAFITDYTIILLIKGGNLSGTTSYQSLVQSTFGFPGFLVLSVLQFLYPFIAMISYNITTGDTLTKVFQRIPGVGPDHILADRHFVIVLSTVLCTLPLSLYRNIGRLGKVSFLSMILTAIIVVIVIIRAATLGPQIPPTEGAWLFAKWNAIQAVGVMSFAFICHHNSFLIYASLEKPTLTNWTRVTHVSVGSSLIISATFALAGYVTFTGYTQGDIFENYCRNDNLATFGRFCFGLSIIMTFPLECFVTREVVSSSIFGRELSKVEHMSVTVIIVAACTAVSLAYDCLGIVLELSGALSATPLIFIIPSACFIKLSPGRWYHSENLIPAMLIVLGVFVMITGLMLTVLNPQDCSHGVEMFYCRDANFSGTQAPV
- the slc38a11 gene encoding putative sodium-coupled neutral amino acid transporter 11 isoform X1; amino-acid sequence: MAQQLSNEQGIPLISSQKGTREGRYSMISACFNFVNSIIGSGVIGLPYALNQAGLPFGFLLLIIVAFITDYTIILLIKGGNLSGTTSYQSLVQSTFGFPGFLVLSVLQFLYPFIAMISYNITTGDTLTKVFQRIPGVGPDHILADRHFVIVLSTVLCTLPLSLYRNIGRLGKVSFLSMILTAIIVVIVIIRAATLGPQIPPTEGAWLFAKWNAIQAVGVMSFAFICHHNSFLIYASLEKPTLTNWTRVTHVSVGSSLIISATFALAGYVTFTGYTQGMCEYQHVDFSSTSRTEWLFVVVWQGDIFENYCRNDNLATFGRFCFGLSIIMTFPLECFVTREVVSSSIFGRELSKVEHMSVTVIIVAACTAVSLAYDCLGIVLELSGALSATPLIFIIPSACFIKLSPGRWYHSENLIPAMLIVLGVFVMITGLMLTVLNPQDCSHGVEMFYCRDANFSGTQAPV